The following coding sequences are from one Arachis hypogaea cultivar Tifrunner chromosome 7, arahy.Tifrunner.gnm2.J5K5, whole genome shotgun sequence window:
- the LOC112702864 gene encoding uncharacterized protein isoform X1 (The sequence of the model RefSeq protein was modified relative to this genomic sequence to represent the inferred CDS: added 171 bases not found in genome assembly): MSGGGFRASIPSSVRKTIQNIKEITGNHSDEDIYAMLKECSMDPNETTQKLLLQDTFHEVKRKRDKRKENLNSRESVEPRWRPGAQGRGPRGGRGNFSPHNASHDAGGSKNSGTAKDVGTHQAAEKVATPLPAAQEELSKEKCSGTSSVSTIANGPKTEGFGTTSGGSPFPSSAGAGERMGPPPGPTNNLGSALPSDGSSHKVSTVTSGSGSLHSSGNCSGSGSASSSAAYFSSSDPVLVPSSDSWVPGAVGAIRRDLGSQRPPGELNSGNTGENKVVAASETGSSSVQGKIQVKSQGVTKNHHSEISSTSSSATHGSSSNSRPSSNYGSRSQQLIGNQKAGSTKEWKPKPTNTTNQGSRPASASETRAVSAEVTGQLSSAPSSLVSEEATTELQKKLEDFHLPQRQHVILPNHIFVPESEKNKFCFGSLGVTFGVDTSFVSGPESEKSSTPPSETSQAVEETVDEQASSQNVAVTSEVGDYADHPQSPSNVAENLSSNEVDGSSSAMPEYNESKQDNSLPSGGNQYSGVHTSSNYSFGFVPPMSLSTQAAPFDNSDSETRDVSRLPSYVVHQPFDPTSYYAQFYRSGADGDGRLSPFPSAGAATKYNGNVAVLPASNSQSPQEGGVLSTAGPTPLVTQAAGLMQSSIAVTQQPVPVFRPPSGVHISHYPPNYIPYGHYFSPFYVPPPIHHFLGNGAFPQQPQASTVYPPPPAVAATAMKYPLPQFKPGGNAANPAHLVMPGAYGAYGSSPAGYNHSSAASAGNSTSNEDLGSSQFKESNVYIGGQQSEGSAVWVAAPGRDMSSLPTSSFYNLPQQGPHVTFTPTQAGHGTFAGIYHPAQAVTAATVHPLLQQSQTMAGAVDMVGPGGNVYQQPQHTQINWPSNY, translated from the exons ATGAGCGGTGGTGGGTTTAGGGCTTCAATTCCGAGCAGTGTCAGGAAGACGATCCAGAACATTAAGGAGATCACAGGGAATCACAGTGATGAGGACATTTATGCAATGCTCAAGGAATGTTCCATGGATCCCAACGAGACCACTCAGAAGCTTCTCCTTCAGG ACACATTTCATGAGGTCAAAAGAAAGAGGGACAAAAGAAAGGAG AATCTTAACAGCAGAGAGTCTGTGGAGCCACGATGGAGGCCTGGTGCCCAAGGGAGGGGGCCTAGGGGTGGTCGGGGAAATTTTTCACCTCATAATGCATCTCATG ATGCTGGAGGTAGCAAGAATTCTGGCACGGCCAAAGATGTTGGGACTCATCAAGCAGCTGAGAAGGTTGCGACGCCTTTGCCAGCTGCTCAAGAGGAGCTATCTAAAGAAAAATGTTCTGGAACGAG CTCTGTGTCGACTATTGCCAATGGTCCTAAAACTGAAGGTTTTGGAACTACTAGTGGCGGGAGTCCTTTCCCGTCATCAGCTGGAGCTGGAGAGAGAATGGGTCCACCACCAGGTCCTACTAATAATTTGGGTAGTGCTTTGCCTTCTGATGGTAGTTCACATAAAGTTTCAACTGTTACATCTGGAAGTGGGTCACTGCACTCCTCCGGTAACTGCTCAGGGTCTGGATCTGCATCTTCATCAGCCGCATATTTCTCTTCTTCAGACCCGGTGCTGGTTCCATCTAGTGATTCATGGGTTCCTGGTGCTGTTGGTGCAATCAGACGTGACCTTGGTAGCCAACGTCCTCCTGGGGAGTTAAATTCTGGTAACACTGGTGAGAACAAAGTAGTTGCTG CTTCTGAGACTGGTAGCTCTTCTGTGCAAGGAAAGATTCAAGTCAAATCTCAGGGAGTGACTAAAAATCACCATTCTGAGATTTCATCCACTTCATCGTCAGCCACTCATGGGAGTTCTTCAAATAGCCGACCTTCCTCTAATTACGGTAGCAGGTCACAACAATTAATTGGCAATCAGAAAG CTGGTTCTACTAAGGAGTGGAAACCAAAGCCAACAAATACGACCAATCAGGGCTCTAGACCAGCTAGTGCATCTGAGACTCGTGCCGTTTCTGCTGAGGTAACCGGGCAGTTATCGTCTGCCCCTAGTTCCCTTGTCTCTGAAGAAGCTACTACAGAGCTGCAGAAGAAGCTGGAGGATTTCCATCTTCCACAGCGTCAACATGTTATACTTCCTAACCATATCTTTGTGCCCGAGTCTGAGAAGAACAAATTTTGCTTTGGAAGTTTGGGAGTCACTTTTGGAGTCGATACAAGCTTTGTTAGTGGTCCTGAGAGTGAAAAGAGTTCCACACCTCCTTCGGAAACATCTCAGGCTGTTGAAGAGACGGTGGATGAGCAGGCTTCAAG TCAAAATGTTGCTGTTACATCTGAGGTGGGAGATTATGCTGATCATCCACAATCACCTTCTAATGTTGCCGAAAATTTGTCATCCAATGAGGTTGATGGGTCTTCCAGTGCTATGCCGGAGTATAATGAATCCAAGCAAGACAATTCTTTACCATCTGGAGGTAATCAATACTCCGGGGTGCATACTTCTTCAAATTACAGTTTTGGTTTTGTGCCCCCAATGTCTCTGAGTACACAGGCTGCCCCATTTGACAATTCTGATTCGGAAACACGTGACGTTTCCCGGCTTCCTAGCTATGTT GTCCATCAACCATTTGATCCAACTAGTTATTATGCCCAGTTTTACCGCTCAGGGGCTGATGGTGATGGCCGTCTTTCTCCATTTCCTTCTGCTGGGGCTGCTACAAAGTACAATGGCAATGTTGCAGTGTTGCCTGCGTCGAATTCTCAGTCTCCACAAGAG GGAGGTGTCTTGTCCACAGCAGGTCCAACACCGCTTGTGACCCAAGCTGCTGGGCTAATGCAAAGCTCAATAGCCGTTACTCAGCAACCTGTACCTGTTTTCAGACCACCAAGTGGGGTTCACATATCCCACTACCCTCCTAACTACATTCCATATGGTCACTATTTTTCGCCATTTTACGTCCCGCCTCCAATTCACCACTTTCTCGGTAATGGTGCATTTCCTCAACAACCTCAGGCCAGCACTGTGTATCCACCTCCGCCAGCAGTGGCTGCCACAGCGATGAAATATCCTCTTCCGCAATTCAAACCTGGAGGAAATGCAGCTAACCCAGCTCACCTTGTAATGCCCGGCGCCTATGGTGCATATGGCTCCTCGCCAGCCGGTTATAATCACAGTTCTGCAGCATCTGCAGGGAATTCAACCTCTAACGAGGATCTTGGTTCATCCCAGTTCAAGGAAAGTAATGTTTACATTGGCGGACAGCAG GCAACAGTTCATCCCCTTCTACAACAATCTCAGACAATGGCTGGAGCAGTTGATATGGTAGGACCGGGAGGCAATGTTTATCAGCAGCCTCAGCACACACAGATCAATTGGCCAAGCAACTATTAA
- the LOC112702864 gene encoding uncharacterized protein isoform X2 (The sequence of the model RefSeq protein was modified relative to this genomic sequence to represent the inferred CDS: added 171 bases not found in genome assembly): MSGGGFRASIPSSVRKTIQNIKEITGNHSDEDIYAMLKECSMDPNETTQKLLLQDTFHEVKRKRDKRKENLNSRESVEPRWRPGAQGRGPRGGRGNFSPHNASHDAGGSKNSGTAKDVGTHQAAEKVATPLPAAQEELSKEKCSGTSSVSTIANGPKTEGFGTTSGGSPFPSSAGAGERMGPPPGPTNNLGSALPSDGSSHKVSTVTSGSGSLHSSGNCSGSGSASSSAAYFSSSDPVLVPSSDSWVPGAVGAIRRDLGSQRPPGELNSGNTASETGSSSVQGKIQVKSQGVTKNHHSEISSTSSSATHGSSSNSRPSSNYGSRSQQLIGNQKAGSTKEWKPKPTNTTNQGSRPASASETRAVSAEVTGQLSSAPSSLVSEEATTELQKKLEDFHLPQRQHVILPNHIFVPESEKNKFCFGSLGVTFGVDTSFVSGPESEKSSTPPSETSQAVEETVDEQASSQNVAVTSEVGDYADHPQSPSNVAENLSSNEVDGSSSAMPEYNESKQDNSLPSGGNQYSGVHTSSNYSFGFVPPMSLSTQAAPFDNSDSETRDVSRLPSYVVHQPFDPTSYYAQFYRSGADGDGRLSPFPSAGAATKYNGNVAVLPASNSQSPQEGGVLSTAGPTPLVTQAAGLMQSSIAVTQQPVPVFRPPSGVHISHYPPNYIPYGHYFSPFYVPPPIHHFLGNGAFPQQPQASTVYPPPPAVAATAMKYPLPQFKPGGNAANPAHLVMPGAYGAYGSSPAGYNHSSAASAGNSTSNEDLGSSQFKESNVYIGGQQSEGSAVWVAAPGRDMSSLPTSSFYNLPQQGPHVTFTPTQAGHGTFAGIYHPAQAVTAATVHPLLQQSQTMAGAVDMVGPGGNVYQQPQHTQINWPSNY, encoded by the exons ATGAGCGGTGGTGGGTTTAGGGCTTCAATTCCGAGCAGTGTCAGGAAGACGATCCAGAACATTAAGGAGATCACAGGGAATCACAGTGATGAGGACATTTATGCAATGCTCAAGGAATGTTCCATGGATCCCAACGAGACCACTCAGAAGCTTCTCCTTCAGG ACACATTTCATGAGGTCAAAAGAAAGAGGGACAAAAGAAAGGAG AATCTTAACAGCAGAGAGTCTGTGGAGCCACGATGGAGGCCTGGTGCCCAAGGGAGGGGGCCTAGGGGTGGTCGGGGAAATTTTTCACCTCATAATGCATCTCATG ATGCTGGAGGTAGCAAGAATTCTGGCACGGCCAAAGATGTTGGGACTCATCAAGCAGCTGAGAAGGTTGCGACGCCTTTGCCAGCTGCTCAAGAGGAGCTATCTAAAGAAAAATGTTCTGGAACGAG CTCTGTGTCGACTATTGCCAATGGTCCTAAAACTGAAGGTTTTGGAACTACTAGTGGCGGGAGTCCTTTCCCGTCATCAGCTGGAGCTGGAGAGAGAATGGGTCCACCACCAGGTCCTACTAATAATTTGGGTAGTGCTTTGCCTTCTGATGGTAGTTCACATAAAGTTTCAACTGTTACATCTGGAAGTGGGTCACTGCACTCCTCCGGTAACTGCTCAGGGTCTGGATCTGCATCTTCATCAGCCGCATATTTCTCTTCTTCAGACCCGGTGCTGGTTCCATCTAGTGATTCATGGGTTCCTGGTGCTGTTGGTGCAATCAGACGTGACCTTGGTAGCCAACGTCCTCCTGGGGAGTTAAATTCTGGTAACACTG CTTCTGAGACTGGTAGCTCTTCTGTGCAAGGAAAGATTCAAGTCAAATCTCAGGGAGTGACTAAAAATCACCATTCTGAGATTTCATCCACTTCATCGTCAGCCACTCATGGGAGTTCTTCAAATAGCCGACCTTCCTCTAATTACGGTAGCAGGTCACAACAATTAATTGGCAATCAGAAAG CTGGTTCTACTAAGGAGTGGAAACCAAAGCCAACAAATACGACCAATCAGGGCTCTAGACCAGCTAGTGCATCTGAGACTCGTGCCGTTTCTGCTGAGGTAACCGGGCAGTTATCGTCTGCCCCTAGTTCCCTTGTCTCTGAAGAAGCTACTACAGAGCTGCAGAAGAAGCTGGAGGATTTCCATCTTCCACAGCGTCAACATGTTATACTTCCTAACCATATCTTTGTGCCCGAGTCTGAGAAGAACAAATTTTGCTTTGGAAGTTTGGGAGTCACTTTTGGAGTCGATACAAGCTTTGTTAGTGGTCCTGAGAGTGAAAAGAGTTCCACACCTCCTTCGGAAACATCTCAGGCTGTTGAAGAGACGGTGGATGAGCAGGCTTCAAG TCAAAATGTTGCTGTTACATCTGAGGTGGGAGATTATGCTGATCATCCACAATCACCTTCTAATGTTGCCGAAAATTTGTCATCCAATGAGGTTGATGGGTCTTCCAGTGCTATGCCGGAGTATAATGAATCCAAGCAAGACAATTCTTTACCATCTGGAGGTAATCAATACTCCGGGGTGCATACTTCTTCAAATTACAGTTTTGGTTTTGTGCCCCCAATGTCTCTGAGTACACAGGCTGCCCCATTTGACAATTCTGATTCGGAAACACGTGACGTTTCCCGGCTTCCTAGCTATGTT GTCCATCAACCATTTGATCCAACTAGTTATTATGCCCAGTTTTACCGCTCAGGGGCTGATGGTGATGGCCGTCTTTCTCCATTTCCTTCTGCTGGGGCTGCTACAAAGTACAATGGCAATGTTGCAGTGTTGCCTGCGTCGAATTCTCAGTCTCCACAAGAG GGAGGTGTCTTGTCCACAGCAGGTCCAACACCGCTTGTGACCCAAGCTGCTGGGCTAATGCAAAGCTCAATAGCCGTTACTCAGCAACCTGTACCTGTTTTCAGACCACCAAGTGGGGTTCACATATCCCACTACCCTCCTAACTACATTCCATATGGTCACTATTTTTCGCCATTTTACGTCCCGCCTCCAATTCACCACTTTCTCGGTAATGGTGCATTTCCTCAACAACCTCAGGCCAGCACTGTGTATCCACCTCCGCCAGCAGTGGCTGCCACAGCGATGAAATATCCTCTTCCGCAATTCAAACCTGGAGGAAATGCAGCTAACCCAGCTCACCTTGTAATGCCCGGCGCCTATGGTGCATATGGCTCCTCGCCAGCCGGTTATAATCACAGTTCTGCAGCATCTGCAGGGAATTCAACCTCTAACGAGGATCTTGGTTCATCCCAGTTCAAGGAAAGTAATGTTTACATTGGCGGACAGCAG GCAACAGTTCATCCCCTTCTACAACAATCTCAGACAATGGCTGGAGCAGTTGATATGGTAGGACCGGGAGGCAATGTTTATCAGCAGCCTCAGCACACACAGATCAATTGGCCAAGCAACTATTAA